The proteins below come from a single Rhizobium etli CFN 42 genomic window:
- a CDS encoding HD domain-containing protein codes for MQHLDHAIQIALEAHEGQVDKTGRPFFEHCQRVALLVSGDEGRTVAYLHDVAEKGSGWTLDRLREEGFPPAIISAVDALTRRPEEPDDEFVRRATSNPLALSVKQADLEDNLRQAEQAGKKTEKYQRGLDLLHDIRNQR; via the coding sequence ATGCAGCATCTCGACCATGCCATTCAAATCGCCTTAGAGGCGCATGAAGGGCAGGTGGACAAGACCGGCCGGCCGTTCTTCGAGCATTGCCAGCGGGTCGCGCTTCTCGTGTCGGGCGATGAGGGGCGAACGGTCGCCTATCTTCACGACGTCGCTGAAAAAGGCAGTGGCTGGACGCTCGACAGATTAAGGGAGGAAGGCTTCCCGCCGGCGATCATCTCCGCGGTGGATGCCTTGACGCGGCGGCCCGAGGAGCCTGACGACGAATTCGTCAGACGCGCCACGTCGAATCCGCTGGCCCTGTCAGTCAAACAGGCCGACCTTGAAGACAATCTCCGACAAGCTGAACAAGCCGGCAAGAAAACTGAAAAATACCAGCGCGGTCTGGATCTCCTGCACGACATCCGGAACCAACGCTAG
- a CDS encoding LysR substrate-binding domain-containing protein — protein sequence MDLSSIEIFLAVASDRSVTKAAKAVGRVPSNVTTRIQQLEEDLGACLFSRDGKKMTLTREGETFLTYANRLMALALEARRAVRPLAPSGTLRVGTMESTAASRLPAALTQFNRMWPDVSLHLTMGASRDLARDVLADVLDCALIARPPETMREEDSDFDAELMALEMETVFVEDLLIVLPSGHPAINSAADLRVGSLAALEPGCTYRRIAENWARKSNTLPTSELGSYHAILASVATGNTAGVMPRSVLDLMHWPTAVHTHQLGPVETLLVYRKDNCPSAFRAFHEVLGATKGREVRLAAN from the coding sequence TTGGACCTTTCGTCGATCGAGATATTCCTCGCCGTCGCCAGCGACCGCAGCGTTACCAAGGCCGCAAAGGCAGTCGGTCGGGTGCCGTCCAACGTGACGACACGCATCCAGCAACTGGAGGAGGACCTTGGCGCTTGCCTGTTCAGCCGCGACGGCAAGAAGATGACGCTGACTCGGGAGGGCGAGACGTTTCTCACCTATGCCAACCGGCTGATGGCGCTTGCGCTAGAAGCGCGCCGGGCCGTGCGGCCTCTCGCCCCATCGGGAACATTACGGGTCGGCACGATGGAAAGCACGGCGGCAAGCCGCCTGCCGGCGGCGCTGACGCAATTCAACCGGATGTGGCCGGATGTGTCGCTGCATCTGACAATGGGGGCTTCTCGCGATCTTGCCCGCGATGTTCTGGCCGATGTGCTGGATTGCGCGCTGATTGCCCGCCCGCCGGAGACGATGCGCGAGGAGGATTCGGATTTCGATGCCGAACTCATGGCGCTGGAGATGGAGACGGTTTTTGTCGAAGATCTGTTGATCGTGCTGCCATCCGGCCATCCCGCCATCAACTCCGCGGCCGACCTGCGGGTCGGATCGCTGGCAGCTTTGGAACCCGGCTGCACCTATCGCCGGATTGCCGAAAACTGGGCGCGCAAATCGAACACCCTGCCGACGAGCGAGCTCGGTTCCTACCACGCGATCCTGGCGAGCGTTGCGACTGGGAATACGGCGGGCGTGATGCCCAGGTCCGTTCTCGATCTCATGCACTGGCCGACCGCCGTTCATACCCATCAGCTCGGGCCGGTCGAGACCCTGCTGGTCTATCGCAAGGACAATTGCCCCAGCGCTTTCAGGGCCTTTCATGAAGTGCTTGGCGCAACCAAAGGCAGAGAGGTCAGGCTGGCGGCGAACTAG
- a CDS encoding HPP family protein, translating to MQFPVSPKVGPSRIRRFRLFSPILAGATLRERLIACFGALLGIGLTGVISGYLFGQGPHLPLIVAPMGASAVLLFAVPASPLAQPWAIIGGNTISALMGIIAAYFIRDPIIATGVGVSLAIGAMSFTRCLHPPGGAAALTAVLGGPVVAGWGFLFPFVPVALNSCILVGLGLLFHKLSRRNYPHVVPKPAENTHQTIDPPSAARVGFREEDVDAALEALDETFDIDRADLGRLLQQVELQAAIRSNDKISCADIMSRDVIAIGETCEPDAARHLLLKHNIRTLPVKDPEGRLVGTVGLRELFGGGDTIAHAISKPAVARASDAALSLLPVLTDGCTHAVIIVDDDHRILGLISQTDLLSAVARLLPNDGDTIAAVA from the coding sequence ATGCAGTTTCCCGTTTCACCGAAAGTGGGGCCGAGCCGTATCCGCCGCTTTCGCCTGTTTTCGCCGATCCTGGCCGGCGCGACATTAAGAGAACGATTGATCGCCTGTTTCGGCGCCTTGCTGGGCATCGGCCTCACCGGCGTCATCAGCGGCTATCTGTTTGGCCAGGGGCCGCATCTTCCATTGATCGTCGCGCCGATGGGGGCGTCGGCGGTGCTGCTTTTCGCAGTGCCGGCAAGTCCGCTGGCACAGCCGTGGGCGATCATCGGCGGCAATACAATTTCCGCTCTGATGGGCATCATTGCCGCCTATTTCATTCGTGATCCGATCATCGCAACGGGTGTCGGCGTTTCGCTGGCCATCGGCGCGATGTCGTTCACGCGATGCCTTCACCCGCCGGGAGGGGCTGCGGCACTCACCGCCGTGCTCGGCGGTCCCGTCGTCGCCGGTTGGGGGTTCCTCTTTCCCTTCGTGCCGGTCGCTTTGAACTCCTGCATTCTCGTGGGGCTCGGGCTGCTGTTCCACAAGCTTTCCAGACGGAACTATCCGCACGTCGTTCCGAAGCCGGCGGAGAACACCCACCAGACGATCGATCCGCCATCCGCCGCGCGGGTGGGCTTTCGCGAGGAGGATGTCGATGCCGCCCTCGAGGCGCTCGACGAAACGTTCGATATCGATCGGGCAGACCTCGGAAGATTGCTGCAGCAGGTCGAACTGCAGGCAGCCATCCGATCAAACGACAAGATCAGCTGCGCCGATATCATGTCGCGTGACGTGATCGCCATCGGCGAGACCTGCGAGCCGGACGCCGCGCGACATCTTCTTTTGAAGCATAATATCCGCACCCTGCCGGTGAAGGATCCGGAAGGCCGCCTGGTCGGCACTGTCGGCTTACGTGAATTGTTTGGGGGCGGCGATACGATTGCCCACGCGATCTCCAAACCGGCAGTGGCGAGAGCTTCAGATGCTGCCCTGTCGCTGCTGCCGGTTCTGACGGACGGGTGCACCCATGCCGTCATCATTGTCGACGACGACCACCGGATCCTCGGCCTGATATCGCAGACCGACCTTTTGAGCGCCGTGGCGCGGCTGCTGCCGAACGACGGCGACACGATCGCTGCCGTGGCGTGA
- the groES gene encoding co-chaperone GroES gives MSFRPLHDRILVRRVDSEEKTKGGIIIPDTAKEKPQEGEVIAVGPGARNDAGQIQPLDVKVGDRILFGKWSGTEIKINGEDLLIMKESDVMGIIEAQSERKEAA, from the coding sequence ATGTCGTTCCGACCGCTTCATGACCGCATTCTCGTCCGCCGCGTCGATTCCGAAGAAAAGACCAAGGGCGGCATCATCATTCCCGACACCGCCAAGGAAAAGCCGCAGGAAGGCGAGGTCATTGCCGTCGGCCCCGGTGCACGCAACGATGCCGGCCAGATCCAGCCGCTCGACGTCAAGGTCGGCGACCGCATCCTGTTCGGCAAGTGGTCTGGCACCGAGATCAAGATCAATGGCGAAGACCTGCTGATCATGAAGGAAAGCGACGTGATGGGTATCATCGAAGCTCAGAGCGAGCGGAAAGAGGCCGCCTGA
- a CDS encoding DUF2934 domain-containing protein translates to MAIDKHEQIRRRAYEIWEAEGRPEGSDLRHWMQACDELAGEDENETLQDLLDQDDRDDAALLQGAGESGDLDPPGADLGQVAGATTPDIEITTGEKPSRRKIRRTEGP, encoded by the coding sequence ATGGCCATAGACAAACACGAGCAGATACGGCGGCGCGCCTATGAAATCTGGGAAGCCGAGGGCCGCCCTGAAGGTTCGGACCTGCGTCATTGGATGCAAGCTTGCGACGAGCTGGCTGGCGAAGACGAGAATGAGACGCTGCAAGACCTGCTTGATCAAGACGACAGAGATGATGCGGCCTTGCTTCAAGGAGCCGGGGAAAGCGGTGACCTCGACCCGCCGGGAGCCGACCTTGGTCAAGTTGCCGGCGCGACGACGCCCGATATCGAGATAACAACGGGGGAGAAACCTTCCCGGCGAAAAATCAGAAGAACCGAAGGACCGTAA
- the groL gene encoding chaperonin GroEL (60 kDa chaperone family; promotes refolding of misfolded polypeptides especially under stressful conditions; forms two stacked rings of heptamers to form a barrel-shaped 14mer; ends can be capped by GroES; misfolded proteins enter the barrel where they are refolded when GroES binds) yields the protein MAAKEVKFSVEAREKMLRGVDILANAVKVTLGPKGRNVVIDKSFGAPRITKDGVSVAKEIELEDKFENMGAQMVREVASKTSDIAGDGTTTATVLAQAIVKEGAKAVTSGMNPMDLKRGIDLAVSAIVEELKANARKISNNAEIAQVGTISANGDAEIGRFLAEAVQKVGNDGVITVEEAKTAETELEVVEGMQFDRGYLSPYFVTNADKMRVEFEDPYILIHEKKLSNLQSMLPILEAVVQSGKPLLIIAEDVEGEALATLVVNKLRGGLKIAAVKAPGFGDRRKAMLEDIAILTAGTVISEDLGIKLENVTLNMLGRAKKITVEKENTTIIDGVGSKEEISGRIAQIKAQIEETTSDYDREKLQERLAKLAGGVAVIRVGGSTEVEVKEKKDRVDDALHATRAAVEEGILPGGGVALLRAVKALDNIKTANDDQRVGVEIVRRALEAPARQIAENAGAEGSVVVGKLREKSDFSYGWNAQTGEFGDLYAQGVIDPAKVVRTALQDASSIAGLLVTTEAMIAEKPKKDAPPAMPAGAGMDF from the coding sequence ATGGCTGCTAAAGAAGTCAAATTCAGCGTCGAAGCCCGCGAAAAAATGCTGCGCGGTGTCGACATCCTGGCAAACGCCGTAAAGGTCACGCTCGGTCCGAAAGGCCGTAACGTGGTGATCGACAAGTCCTTCGGCGCGCCGCGCATCACCAAGGACGGCGTTTCGGTCGCCAAGGAAATTGAACTTGAAGACAAGTTCGAAAACATGGGTGCGCAGATGGTCCGCGAAGTCGCTTCGAAGACCAGCGACATCGCGGGCGACGGCACCACGACCGCAACCGTTCTTGCCCAGGCGATCGTCAAGGAGGGCGCCAAGGCCGTTACGTCAGGCATGAACCCGATGGACCTGAAGCGCGGAATCGATCTTGCCGTCAGTGCTATCGTCGAAGAACTGAAGGCCAACGCCCGCAAGATATCGAATAATGCCGAAATTGCCCAGGTCGGAACGATCTCGGCCAACGGCGATGCCGAAATCGGCCGCTTCCTGGCGGAGGCCGTGCAAAAGGTCGGCAATGACGGTGTCATCACCGTTGAAGAAGCCAAGACCGCCGAAACCGAACTCGAGGTCGTCGAAGGCATGCAGTTCGACCGCGGCTATTTGAGTCCCTATTTCGTCACCAATGCCGACAAGATGCGGGTCGAATTCGAGGATCCCTATATCCTCATTCACGAGAAGAAGCTGTCGAACCTGCAGTCGATGCTGCCGATCCTCGAAGCCGTCGTTCAGTCCGGCAAGCCGCTCCTCATCATCGCTGAAGATGTCGAAGGCGAAGCCCTTGCTACCCTCGTCGTCAACAAGCTGCGCGGCGGCCTGAAGATCGCTGCCGTCAAGGCGCCCGGCTTCGGCGACCGCCGCAAGGCCATGCTCGAAGACATCGCCATCCTCACCGCCGGCACCGTCATCTCCGAAGATCTCGGCATCAAGCTTGAGAATGTGACGCTCAATATGCTCGGCCGGGCAAAGAAGATCACGGTCGAGAAGGAAAACACCACCATCATCGACGGCGTCGGTTCGAAGGAGGAGATTTCGGGCCGCATCGCCCAGATCAAGGCCCAGATCGAAGAGACCACCTCCGACTACGATCGCGAGAAGCTGCAGGAACGTCTTGCCAAACTCGCCGGCGGTGTTGCCGTTATCCGCGTCGGCGGCTCGACGGAGGTCGAGGTGAAGGAGAAGAAGGATCGCGTCGACGACGCGCTTCATGCAACAAGGGCAGCGGTCGAGGAAGGCATCCTGCCCGGTGGCGGCGTGGCGCTGCTGCGCGCGGTCAAGGCGCTCGACAATATCAAGACAGCCAATGACGACCAGCGCGTCGGCGTCGAAATCGTCCGCCGTGCGCTCGAGGCCCCGGCTCGCCAGATCGCCGAAAACGCCGGCGCGGAAGGCTCGGTCGTTGTCGGCAAGCTGCGCGAGAAGAGCGACTTCTCCTATGGCTGGAATGCCCAGACCGGCGAATTCGGCGATCTCTACGCGCAGGGCGTCATCGATCCAGCCAAGGTCGTTCGCACCGCGCTGCAGGACGCATCCTCCATCGCCGGCCTGCTGGTGACGACGGAAGCGATGATCGCCGAGAAGCCGAAGAAGGATGCTCCTCCGGCAATGCCGGCCGGCGCCGGTATGGACTTTTAA
- a CDS encoding PAS-domain containing protein — protein MSGELHTIFAMDGTLECPHGVGDDLERHGIVLRVHCDRAELHEWAAKRPQPELILLDAQSREGGGLEDCRRLKANPLTRDIPIIIMVSPEGEESRIEGLAGGAVDCVSNLVSAAELVARIKRHIELGAVHARLQRRNEQLDTALASMGQGVCLFDEAGRLLLSNDRYAEVYGLDPSVIHPGQSLEDILNLRQRVGAVPATSTSEYLAWAEATNKGDTPRDWIKELKSGQIIRGYHQRTSDGGWVSTHEDITQAWQAEKALAKAHVQAERAEQEARAAHARLLAAFEVVPEGLVLFDEEDRFVLWNQRYEQLYAESGDMLVKGMRFEDRLRAGLERGQYPEAVGREEEWLAERLAHHAKPTSKHEQRLPGNHWIRIEERQISEGGSVGIRVDITDLKMQEASFRLLFEGNPMPMWVYDHETLRFLHVNQAAIDHYGYRLEQFLTMRLSDIEAQETNPPEAVVFDLEDTASSRSSRHLKGDGTAIEVTVYSTCLNYKGKAASLMAVVDVTEAKRAEKALLQHRDTLEEMVRSRTVELARQTEELERMLEQEKQINELQRQFVSMASHEFRTPLAVIDGAAQRLIRRKEAATPEFLCEKADQIRSSVSRMLELMESILAAGRLDHGRITIVHKPCSIAEIIGICSARQESIRRSHRFLLDLDRLPPTIFGDHPALDQVFSNLFSNAVKYAPDAPNVHVTGWQDGTSVCITVRDEGIGIDTDDLPKMFQRYFRARSSTGIAGTGIGLNLVKQIIELHGGTIEVASSRGNGTTFTLRLPIGAEILDELRVAGAR, from the coding sequence GTGTCCGGCGAACTGCACACAATCTTTGCAATGGATGGCACGTTAGAATGCCCGCATGGTGTCGGCGACGACCTTGAGCGACATGGTATCGTGCTGCGCGTTCACTGCGACCGAGCTGAGCTTCACGAATGGGCCGCCAAGCGACCGCAGCCGGAGCTTATTCTGCTGGACGCCCAGTCGCGGGAGGGAGGTGGTCTCGAAGACTGCCGGCGTCTCAAAGCAAACCCCCTAACGCGTGATATTCCGATAATCATCATGGTCTCGCCGGAGGGCGAGGAGAGCCGGATCGAAGGGCTTGCCGGCGGTGCGGTGGATTGCGTTTCCAACCTTGTCTCCGCCGCGGAGCTCGTCGCCCGCATCAAGCGACATATCGAGCTCGGCGCAGTCCACGCGCGCCTGCAGCGGCGCAACGAACAACTCGACACGGCGCTTGCCAGCATGGGACAAGGCGTCTGCCTGTTCGACGAGGCCGGTCGGCTGCTGCTTTCAAACGATCGTTATGCCGAGGTCTACGGACTTGATCCCTCCGTCATTCATCCGGGACAGTCGCTTGAAGACATCCTCAACCTGAGGCAAAGGGTCGGCGCCGTTCCCGCCACCTCGACCTCGGAATATCTCGCCTGGGCCGAAGCGACCAATAAGGGCGATACGCCTCGGGATTGGATCAAGGAACTCAAGTCGGGCCAGATCATCCGTGGCTATCATCAGCGCACGTCGGACGGCGGCTGGGTATCGACCCACGAGGATATCACGCAGGCTTGGCAGGCTGAAAAGGCCCTTGCGAAGGCGCATGTCCAGGCAGAACGCGCCGAGCAGGAGGCGCGCGCGGCGCACGCGCGTCTTCTGGCGGCTTTCGAAGTCGTCCCGGAAGGTCTCGTCCTGTTCGACGAGGAAGACCGCTTCGTCCTGTGGAACCAGAGATATGAGCAGCTTTACGCCGAAAGTGGCGATATGCTCGTGAAAGGCATGCGCTTCGAAGACCGCCTGCGTGCTGGCCTCGAACGCGGCCAATATCCGGAAGCAGTCGGGCGCGAAGAGGAATGGCTGGCGGAGAGGCTGGCCCATCATGCAAAGCCCACCAGCAAACACGAGCAGCGCCTACCCGGAAACCACTGGATACGGATCGAAGAACGCCAGATCTCCGAAGGCGGTAGCGTCGGCATACGTGTCGACATTACCGACCTCAAGATGCAGGAGGCGTCGTTCAGGCTGCTGTTCGAGGGCAACCCGATGCCGATGTGGGTTTACGATCATGAAACGTTGAGGTTTCTCCACGTAAACCAAGCCGCCATCGATCACTATGGTTATCGTCTGGAGCAATTCCTGACGATGCGACTATCCGACATCGAGGCGCAGGAAACCAATCCGCCGGAGGCCGTCGTTTTCGATCTCGAGGATACCGCGTCGTCCCGCTCTTCCCGCCATCTCAAGGGAGATGGTACGGCCATCGAGGTGACCGTCTATTCCACCTGCTTGAACTACAAGGGCAAGGCGGCATCGCTGATGGCTGTCGTCGACGTCACCGAGGCCAAGCGCGCCGAAAAGGCATTGCTGCAGCACCGCGACACGCTTGAAGAGATGGTGCGCTCCCGCACGGTCGAACTGGCGCGGCAGACAGAAGAACTCGAACGGATGCTCGAACAGGAAAAGCAGATCAACGAATTGCAGCGACAGTTCGTCTCGATGGCGTCGCATGAGTTCCGCACCCCGCTTGCGGTGATCGACGGCGCGGCGCAACGGCTCATTCGGCGCAAAGAGGCAGCGACGCCGGAGTTTCTTTGCGAAAAAGCCGATCAGATCCGCAGCTCGGTTTCGCGCATGCTTGAACTGATGGAAAGCATTCTTGCCGCCGGGCGGCTGGATCATGGCCGGATCACCATCGTGCACAAGCCGTGCTCGATTGCCGAGATCATCGGAATCTGCAGCGCGCGCCAGGAAAGCATCCGCCGGTCGCATCGTTTTTTACTCGACCTCGACCGGCTTCCCCCGACGATCTTCGGCGATCATCCTGCGCTCGACCAGGTCTTCAGCAATCTCTTCTCGAACGCCGTGAAATACGCGCCTGATGCCCCGAACGTCCACGTGACTGGATGGCAGGACGGGACAAGCGTCTGCATCACGGTCCGCGACGAAGGTATCGGCATCGACACCGATGACCTCCCGAAGATGTTCCAGCGATATTTTCGCGCCAGAAGCTCCACGGGCATCGCCGGCACCGGCATCGGCCTCAACCTCGTCAAGCAGATCATCGAGCTCCACGGCGGCACGATCGAGGTGGCAAGCAGCCGCGGCAACGGCACGACCTTCACGCTGCGGCTTCCGATCGGCGCAGAGATATTGGATGAACTGCGCGTTGCTGGCGCCCGGTAG